One Paenibacillus sp. FSL H7-0737 DNA segment encodes these proteins:
- a CDS encoding NAD-dependent epimerase/dehydratase family protein: MKGQKLLITGAAGFTGRHAVHLFLAGGAEVTAVVRPPSTAGALASALFPEGVKVYYCDLSNRKAVAEMIKETTPEAVLHLAGNNSVPESWRNPLLFMETNVMATLYLLEAMRSLPTSRILVAGSRLKFKPGVVAGPPHPYSLSKTIEELVSLAWGTLFKQPVLLAEPCNLIGPGPSTGFCSLLAQHIVRSEVHAGEEIPPFKLSSRYALRDFLDVRDAVRAYDFILREGTNGTIYQIDSGTQRQLGDIAEQLISRSSASIPMDWGPAQAALSIPVNGVAGDKLITSDASATPEDNVSSLGWKPGIEFSQSLTDILDYCRVNWEGRML, encoded by the coding sequence ATGAAAGGTCAAAAACTACTGATTACCGGGGCTGCCGGATTCACCGGTCGACATGCCGTTCATTTGTTCTTGGCAGGAGGCGCTGAGGTTACTGCTGTGGTGCGTCCGCCATCCACAGCGGGTGCCCTGGCTTCCGCTTTATTTCCAGAAGGAGTGAAGGTTTATTACTGTGATTTAAGCAATCGGAAGGCCGTAGCTGAGATGATCAAGGAAACTACACCGGAGGCTGTCCTTCATTTGGCAGGAAACAACTCGGTGCCCGAGTCTTGGCGTAACCCTTTGCTCTTTATGGAGACGAATGTGATGGCAACGTTATATTTGTTAGAAGCTATGCGAAGTCTACCTACCAGTCGAATTCTTGTAGCAGGCTCGCGACTTAAATTCAAACCGGGTGTGGTGGCAGGACCCCCACACCCATATAGCCTCAGCAAAACAATAGAAGAGCTGGTGTCTCTGGCTTGGGGGACGCTGTTTAAACAGCCCGTTCTGCTGGCTGAGCCCTGCAACCTAATCGGTCCCGGTCCTTCTACTGGTTTCTGCTCTTTATTGGCACAGCATATTGTTCGTAGTGAAGTACATGCAGGCGAAGAAATCCCTCCCTTTAAACTATCATCTCGCTATGCATTACGTGATTTTTTGGATGTACGCGATGCTGTAAGAGCTTATGACTTTATATTGCGCGAAGGTACTAATGGAACCATTTATCAAATCGACTCAGGGACACAACGGCAACTTGGGGATATTGCGGAGCAACTGATAAGCCGCTCCAGTGCTTCAATTCCGATGGACTGGGGACCAGCACAAGCTGCTCTCTCTATTCCGGTTAACGGAGTGGCGGGGGATAAACTAATAACTTCAGATGCCTCTGCAACACCTGAAGACAATGTATCTTCACTGGGCTGGAAGCCGGGAATTGAGTTTAGTCAGTCCTTAACAGATATTTTGGACTATTGCCGCGTGAACTGGGAAGGACGGATGTTATGA
- a CDS encoding dTDP-4-dehydrorhamnose reductase family protein: MKLLILGGNGMAGHMLADYFRRQGKHHVFHTTRDKSDLGGLYVDANDIAGVEKLVDIVSPHCIINAMGVLNQFAERDKIGAYHVNGFLPHHLWRMAEAVHARLIHISTDCVFEGTRGGYTEEDVPDGTSVYAISKSLGEVRQPGHLTIRTSIIGPEIRPDGIGLMDWFLAQRGQVSGYRRVMWNGVTTLQLAKAMDTLLDSTVSGLIHLAHPKPVSKYELLQHIQAAFHKEDVEIIPEDEHVQDRTLVNTRTDVNLPLPSYPLMLQELADWMKQSEMSP; the protein is encoded by the coding sequence CTTCCATACAACCCGGGATAAGAGCGATCTTGGCGGGCTGTATGTAGATGCGAACGATATAGCCGGAGTAGAAAAGCTGGTCGATATCGTCTCCCCTCATTGCATCATTAATGCGATGGGGGTACTCAATCAATTCGCAGAACGTGACAAAATAGGGGCTTACCATGTGAATGGCTTTCTTCCTCACCACTTGTGGCGGATGGCGGAAGCTGTTCATGCAAGACTTATTCATATCAGTACCGACTGCGTGTTTGAAGGAACACGCGGGGGGTACACAGAAGAGGATGTTCCTGATGGAACCTCTGTCTATGCGATTTCGAAAAGTCTTGGCGAGGTGCGGCAACCTGGGCATCTTACGATCCGGACTTCGATTATTGGTCCGGAAATCCGCCCAGACGGCATTGGTTTGATGGATTGGTTTCTGGCACAGCGTGGTCAAGTGTCAGGATACCGCCGGGTAATGTGGAACGGAGTCACTACACTCCAATTAGCTAAGGCAATGGATACGCTGCTGGATTCCACGGTATCGGGGCTGATCCATTTAGCGCATCCGAAGCCGGTAAGTAAGTATGAGCTGCTTCAGCATATTCAGGCTGCTTTTCATAAAGAGGATGTGGAAATCATCCCTGAGGATGAACATGTTCAAGATCGAACATTAGTGAATACAAGAACGGATGTTAATTTGCCGTTGCCTTCGTACCCATTGATGCTGCAAGAACTGGCTGACTGGATGAAACAGTCAGAGATGTCCCCATGA